Proteins from a genomic interval of Channa argus isolate prfri chromosome 11, Channa argus male v1.0, whole genome shotgun sequence:
- the LOC137136286 gene encoding zinc-binding protein A33-like, whose translation MAEKIVLLESFLTCHVCSETFRDPVSLSCNHRFCSSCLLKFWEQVKNKNCPICKRKSSKEVPIVDFALKELADSFAGRLKVASSETEGQEAKEEVVCDKHQEEPKLFCKDENKALCLASDFPHHHSHKVVPIEQAVSDLKEQLKSDLKSLQDKRHKYKQVEKTYNEMIKRSKKQLLSTEKQIRAEFNKLHQFLKEEEESRLAALRKEEEQKGNTISSEMKKIQEQISSLSVSICAVEEDLQKHNVPFLSSYKPTQTRARVQCSLSDPQLLSGALIDVAKHLGNLSFRVWDKMKDKVHFSPVILDPNTANPWLCLSDDLTSVRNGNTDQQLPHNPERCTNYSNVLGSEGFSSGKHSWEVEVGDHPDWNVGLAKESVDRKGERTASPDYGVWCLLHSDGKYTNGVGKTVTVKKILQRIRVQLDYDRGEVSFYDPEDMSHIYTYKDTFTEKLFPYFSVGEAADAKTTDIKICQTEIFLSFSEM comes from the coding sequence ATGGCTGAGAAGATTGTACTTTTAGAAAGTTTCCTGACCTGCCATGTGTGTTCAGAGACTTTCAGAGAtcctgtgtctctgagctgcaACCACAGGTTTTGTTCAAGCTGCCTGCTAAAATTCTGGgaacaagttaaaaacaaaaactgtcccatttgtaaaagaaaatcttcaAAGGAAGTTCCAATTGTGGACTTTGCACTAAAAGAACTGGCTGATTCCTTTGCTGGGAGACTGAAAGTTGCTTCATCTGAGACAGAAGGACAAGAAGCAAAAGAGGAGGTGGTGTGTGATAAACATCAAGAAGAACCTAAATTGTTCTGTAAGGATGAAAATAAGGCTCTATGTCTTGCCAGTGATTTTCCTCACCACCACAGTCACAAAGTGGTTCCTATAGAACAAGCAGTCAGTGACCTGAAGGAGCAGCTGAAATCTGACTTAAAGTCTCTACAGGACAAGaggcacaaatacaaacaagtggagaaaacatacaatgaaatgattaaacgctccaagaagcagctgttgtccacagagaagcagatcagAGCAGAGTTCAACAAGCTCCACCAGttcctgaaagaggaagaggagtccaGACTGGCAGCTCTGAggaaggaagaggagcagaaggggaACACTATCAGCtcagagatgaagaagattcAGGAGCAgatctcctctctgtcagtcagtatctgtgctgttgaagaagacctgcagaaacacaacgtGCCATTCCTCAGCAGTTATAAACCCACTCAGACCAGAGCCAGAGTCCAGTGCTCACTGTCAgatccacagctgctctcaggagcactgatagatgtggccaaacacctgggcaacctgTCCTTCAGAGTCTGGGACAAGATGAAGGACAAGGTCCACTTCAGTCCTGTTATCCTGgacccaaacactgcaaacccCTGGCTCTGTCTTTCTGATGATCTGACCAGTGTGAGAAATGGAAACACAGACCAGCAGCTCCCTCATAATCCAGAGAGATGCACTAATTATTCTAATGTTCTGGGCTCTGAGGGCTTCAGCTCAGGGAAACACAgctgggaggtggaggtgggagacCATCCTGACTGGAATGTGGGTTTGGCAAAAGAATCAGTTGACAGGAAGGGAGAACGAACTGCTTCACCAGATTACGGAGTCTGGTGTTTATTGCATAGTGATGGAAAATACACTAATGGAGTTGGTAAAACTGTCACAGTGAAAAAGATTCTCCAGAGGATCAGAGTCCAGCTGGACTATGACAGAGGGGAGGTGTCCTTCTATGACCCTGAAGACATGAGTCACATCTACACTTACAAAGACACCTTCACTGAGAAACTCTTCCCATATTTCAGtgttggagaagctgctgatgccaaaaccactgatattaaaatatgtcaaactgagatttttctgtcattttcagaaatgtaa
- the LOC137136732 gene encoding nuclear factor 7, ovary-like, translating into MAEKIGLFKSYLSCHVCSETFRDPVSLSCNHRFCSSCLQQFWKQAKNKNCPICKRKYTKKFPIVDFTLKELADSFAGRLKVESSETEKGEERKLMVCDKHQEEPRLFCEDEDRAVCSACEFSLHQSHKVVPIEQAVSDLKQQLKSDLKSLQDKRNKYKQVEKTYNEMIEHSKKQLLSTEKQIRAEFNKLHQFLKEEEESRLAALREEEEQKGKTISTEMKKIQEQISSLSVSICAVEEDLQKHNVPFLSSYKPTQTRARVQCSLSDPQLLSGALIDVAKHLGNLSFRVWDKMKDKVHFSPVILDPNTANPWLCLSDDLTSVRNGDTDLQLPDNPERCTNYSNVLGSEGFSSGKHSWEVEVGDHPDWNVGLAKESVDRKGELYVSPDYGFWCLLYRKRKYTNGVGETVTVKKILQRIRVQLDYDRGEVSFYDPEDMSLIYTHRDTFTEKLFPYFSVGEAADAKTTDIKICQTEIFQSCSEM; encoded by the exons ATGGCTGAGAAGATTGGACTTTTTAAAAGTTACCTGAGCTGCCATGTGTGTTCAGAGACTTTCAGAGAtcctgtgtctctgagctgcaACCACAGGTTTTGTTCAAGCTGCCTGCAACAATTCTGGaaacaagctaaaaacaaaaactgtcccatttgtaaaagaaaatacactaaGAAGTTTCCAATTGTGGATTTTACACTAAAAGAACTGGCTGATTCCTTCGCTGGGAGACTGAAAGTTGAATCATCTGAGACAGAAaagggagaagagaggaaactAATGGTGTGTGATAAACATCAAGAAGAACCTAGATTGTTCTGTGAGGATGAAGACAGAGCTGTGTGCAGTGCCTGTGAGTTTTCCCTCCACCAGAGTCACAAAGTGGTTCCTATAGAACAAGCAGTCAGTGACCTGAAGCAGCAGCTAAAATCTGACTTAAAGTCTCTACAGGACAAgaggaacaaatacaaacaagtggagaaaacatacaatgaaatgattGAACACTCCAAGAAGCAGCTGTtgtccacagagaagcagatcagAGCAGAGTTCAACAAGCTCCACCAGttcctgaaagaggaagaggagtccaGACTGGCAGCtctgagggaggaagaggagcagaaggggaAGACTATcagcacagagatgaagaagattcAGGAGCAgatctcctctctgtcagtcagtatctgtgctgttgaagaagatctgcagaaacacaacgtGCCATTCCTCAGCAGTTATAAACCCACTCAGACCAGAGCCAGAGTCCAGTGCTCACTGTCAgatccacagctgctctcaggagcactgatagatgtggccaaacacctgggcaacctTTCCTTCAGAGTCTGGGACAAGATGAAGGACAAGGTCCACTTCAGTCCTGTCATCCTGgacccaaacactgcaaacccCTGGCTCTGTCTTTCTGATGATCTGACCAGTGTGAGAAATGGAGACACAGACCTGCAGCTCCCTGATAATCCAGAGAGATGCACTAATTATTCTAATGTTCTGGGCTCTGAGGGCTTCAGCTCAGGGAAACACAgctgggaggtggaggtgggagacCATCCTGACTGGAATGTGGGTTTGGCAAAAGAATCAGTTGACAGGAAGGGAGAACTATATGTCTCACCAGATTATGGATt ttggtgtTTATTGtataggaaaagaaaatacactaatGGAGTTGGTGAAACTGTTACAGTGAAGAAGATTCTCCAGAGGATCAGAGTCCAGCTGGACTATGACAGAGGGGAGGTGTCCTTCTATGACCCTGAAGACATGAGTCTCATCTACActcacagagacactttcactgagaaactcttcccatatttcagtgttggagaagctgctgatgCCAAAACCACTGATATTAAAATCTGTCAAACTGAGATTTTTCAGTCAtgttcagaaatgtga
- the LOC137136827 gene encoding zinc-binding protein A33-like, translating to MAEKIELFESFLSCHVCSETFRDPVSLCCNHSFCSSCLQQFWEQAENKNCPICKRKSSKDIEVNFSLKELADSFAERLKVESSETEKGEERKLMVCDKHQEEPRLFCEDEDRAVCPVCEFSLHHSHKVVPLEQAVSDLKEQLKSDLRFLQDKRDKYKQVEKTYNEMIQTSKKQLLSTEKQIRAEFNKLHQFLKEEEESRLAALRKEEEQKGKTISTEMKKIQEQISSLSVSICAVEEDLQKHNVPFLSSYKPTQTRARVQCSLSDPQLLSGALIDVAKHLGNLSFRVWDKMKDKVHFSPVILDPNTANPWLCLSEDLTSVRRGDTDLQLPDNPERCTNYTNVLGSEGFSSGKHSWEVEVGDHPRWNVGLVKESVVRKGERTASPKYGIWCLWHGDGKYTNGVGRTVRVKKSLQRIRVQLDYDRGEVSFYDPEDMTHIYTHRDTFTEKLFPYFCVCPAADAKTTDIKICQTEIFLSCSEM from the coding sequence ATGGCTGAAAAGATTGAACTTTTTGAAAGTTTCCTGAGCTGCCATGTGTGTTCAGAGACTTTCAGAgatcctgtgtctctgtgctgcaaccacagcttctgTTCAAGCTGCCTGCAACAATTCTGGgaacaagcagaaaacaaaaactgtcccatctgtaaaagaaaatcttcaAAGGATATAGAGGTGAATTTTTCACTAAAAGAACTGGCTGATTCTTTCGCTGAGAGACTGAAAGTTGAATCATCTGAGACAGAAAAGGGAGAAGAAAGGAAACTAATGGTGTGTGATAAACATCAAGAAGAACCTAGATTGTTCTGTGAGGATGAAGACAGAGCTGTTTGTCCTGTCTGTGAGTTTTCTCTTCACCACAGTCACAAAGTGGTTCCTTTAGAACAAGCAGTCAGTGACCTGAAGGAGCAGCTGAAATCTGACTTAAGGTTTCTACAGGACAAGagagacaaatacaaacaagtggagaaaacatacaatgaaatgattcaaacctccaagaagcagctgttgtccacagagaagcagatcagAGCAGAGTTCAACAAGCTCCACCAGttcctgaaagaggaagaggagtccaGACTGGCAGCTCTGAggaaggaagaggagcagaaggggaAGACTATcagcacagagatgaagaagattcAGGAGCAgatctcctctctgtcagtcagtatctgtgctgttgaagaagacctgcagaaacacaacgtGCCATTCCTCAGCAGTTATAAACCCACTCAGACCAGAGCCAGAGTCCAGTGCTCACTGTCAgatccacagctgctctcaggagcactgatagatgtggccaaacacctgggcaacctgTCCTTCAGAGTCTGGGACAAGATGAAGGACAAGGTCCACTTCAGTCCTGTCATCCTGgacccaaacactgcaaacccctggctctgtctgtctgagGATCTGACCAGTGTGAGACGTGGAGACACAGACCTGCAGCTCCCTGATAATCCAGAGAGATGCACTAATTATACTAATGTTCTGGGCTCTGAGGGCTTCAGCTCAGGGAAACACAGCTGGGAGGTGGAGGTAGGAGACCATCCTCGCTGGAATGTGGGTTTGGTTAAAGAATCAGTTGTCAGGAAGGGAGAACGAACTGCTTCACCAAAATATGGAATCTGGTGTTTATGGCATGGTGATGGAAAATACACTAATGGAGTTGGTAGAACTGTTAGAGTGAAGAAGAGTCTCCAGAGGATCAGAGTCCAGCTGGACTATGACAGAGGGGAGGTGTCCTTCTATGACCCTGAAGACATGACTCACATCTACActcacagagacactttcactgagaaactcttcccatatttttgtgtttgcccagctgctgatgccaaaaccactgatattaaaatttgtcaaactgagatttttctgtcatgttcagaaatgtga
- the LOC137136772 gene encoding zinc-binding protein A33-like — translation MAEKIGLFESFLSCHVCSETFRDPVSLSCNHRFCSSCLLKFWEQVKNKNCPICKRKSSKEVPIVDFALKELADSFAGRLKVASSETERQEAKEEVVCDKHQEEPKLFCKDENKALCLACDFPHHQSHKVVPIEQAVSDLKQQLKSDLKSLQNKRNKYKQVEETYNGIIQTSKKQLLSTEKQIRAEFNKLHQFLKEEEESRLAALREEEEQKGKTISTEMKKIQEQISSLSVSICAVEEDLQKHNVPFLSSYKPTQTRARVQCSLSDPQLLSGALIDVAKHLGNLSFRVWDKMKDKVHFSPVILDPNTASRWLCLSDDLTSVRRGDTKQQLPDNPERCMFYNDVFGSEGFSSGKHSWEVEVGDHPGWNVGLAKESVDRKAKVYVSPDYGFWCLLHSDGKYINGAGRTVTVKKSLQRIRVQLNYDRGEVSFYDPEDMTHIYTYRDTFTEKLFPYFSVGKAADAKTNEIKMCQIEIFLSCSEM, via the coding sequence ATGGCTGAGAAGATTGGACTTTTTGAAAGTTTCCTGAGCTGCCATGTGTGTTCAGAGACTTTCAGAGAtcctgtgtctctgagctgcaACCACAGGTTTTGTTCAAGCTGCCTGCTAAAATTCTGGgaacaagttaaaaacaaaaactgtcccatttgtaaaagaaaatcttcaAAGGAAGTTCCAATTGTGGACTTTGCACTAAAAGAACTGGCAGATTCCTTTGCTGGGAGACTGAAAGTTGCTTCATCTGAAACGGAACGACAAGAAGCAAAAGAGGAGGTGGTGTGTGATAAACATCAAGAAGAACCTAAATTGTTCtgtaaagatgaaaataagGCTCTATGTCTTGCCTGTGattttcctcaccaccagagtcacaAAGTGGTTCCTATAGAACAAGCAGTCAGTGAcctgaagcagcagctgaaatctGACTTAAAGTCTCTACAGAACAAgaggaacaaatacaaacaagtggAGGAAACATACAATGGTATTATTCAAACCTCCAAGAAGCAGCTGTtgtccacagagaagcagatcagAGCAGAGTTCAACAAGCTCCACCAGttcctgaaagaggaagaggagtccaGACTGGCAGCTctcagggaggaagaggagcagaaggggaAGACTATcagcacagagatgaagaagattcAGGAGCAAatctcctctctgtcagtcagtatctgtgctgttgaagaagacctgcagaaacacaacgtGCCATTCCTCAGCAGTTATAAACCCACTCAGACCAGAGCCAGAGTCCAGTGCTCACTGTCAgatccacagctgctctcaggagcactgatagatgtggccaaacacctgggcaacctgTCCTTCAGAGTCTGGGACAAGATGAAGGACAAGGTCCACTTCAGTCCTGTCATCCTGGACCCAAACACTGCAAGCAGAtggctctgtctgtctgatgaTCTGACCAGTGTGAGACGTGgagacacaaagcagcagctccCTGATAATCCAGAGAGATGTATGTTTTACAATGATGTTTTTGGCTCTGAGGGCTTCAGCTCAGGGAAACACAgctgggaggtggaggtgggagacCATCCTGGCTGGAATGTGGGTTTGGCAAAAGAATCAGTTGACAGGAAGGCAAAAGTATATGTCTCACCAGATTATGGATTCTGGTGTTTATTGCATAGTGATGGAAAATACATTAATGGAGCTGGTAGAACTGTTACAGTGAAGAAGAGTCTCCAGAGGATCAGAGTCCAGCTGAACTATGACAGAGGGGAGGTGTCCTTCTATGACCCTGAAGACATGACTCACATCTACACTTACAGAGACACTTTCACTGAGAAACTCTTCCCATATTTCAGTGTTGGAAAAGCTGCTGATGCCAAAAccaatgaaattaaaatgtgtcaaattgagatttttctgtcatgttcagaaatgtga